The Malus sylvestris chromosome 3, drMalSylv7.2, whole genome shotgun sequence genomic sequence CGAGTCCGGAGGAGCTTGTCTCAGTGGTATCATATCCTGCTGTCATTTGGCAAGTTCTCATATTTCCTTCCTGCTGGTTAAAACTTGTGGTTTTTCTCCGTTATAATTTTTGTGAAAGAACTTGGTAATCTAAGGTATTTCTGAAGCAAAAAGTAGGTGTAAGAAGCATTTTCTCAATGGATACGTTTtgctttatttttattaaaaccatGGTACTGCATTTACAAATGTGGAAATGTTGTTTCCAGGTTGAAAGCATAGTCTTGAGTATAATATCAATGCTATCCAGCCCAAATGATGAATCTCCTGCAAATGTTGAAGCTGCAGTAAGTGatcctttattttgttgtcACAACTCATTTAGTTTTCTGAACTACTCTACTTGATGCTGAATGTTATAAACATGCTCCGCATTGACAGCTAAAGTTATATTGAGAAGCAATATATCTCAATTGCACGAGTTTTTCATATGGTAGAGATTAACGTAATTATATTGTTGGATGACATTCTTTATAAGTTCACTTGGTCCCGCAAGACAAGTTAGGTAAATGTAGACACCCAATGTTCCGATTTGTGGACTGCTTTATACATAGTAACATAGCACATTGGAACATATTTTGAGCCTGCTGCCGCGAGACTAATATATGGCTGATTGTGTTTGTGGCAATTTTTGTTGaagctagttttttttttctgctagtTGATAATGTGTGTACCATTTTCGTTCTCTTTCTTTTGCACATAGTTGGTATCTGATATATTGATATAATGAACTTGTTGTGACTGACTAAGCAGCGACTAAGGCACATAATTGTTGTGGTTGTCTGAATATTTGGAGATGTGAATATTGCAGAAACAGTGGAGAGATCGGAGAGAGGAATTCAAGAAAAAGGTCAGCCGCTGCGTGAGGAAATCACAGGAGATGCTATGAAATATCAAATATGATGTTTGCTACCAAGTTGAACATTTTCTCTGCACAAGTGCGTGAGAGGAGGTGTGAATTGGCAAAAGCGTTTGCCCTTGTAGAATGTCATTGATTTTCTCACCCAAAAtatctttatttctttttgctgtttttttttctgcttttttggttttttctgttggtttcttcttcttcttctttctttttcttctcatcGTCTAGTAATTGTTAAAACATGGAACATCTCTGTATTCAATTATCTGGTACCTTGCTTACCTTTCATTTGGTTTTGCTTGATGGATTGGATTCGAGCTTCATGTCGTTTTCAATTTATAGTCGAcattgtgggaccatgattttcgcGAATTTGGCTCCAACAAATATCATCGTTCTGGTTTAACTCGTATTTCACAAACAAAATCACTAGGTTCTTGGCCGTTTGCGTGCATTTCACGTGGACTCACATGTATAAAAATGGTGGATGTCCATGCAAATGGATGTTCTACTATGTACGGATATGTTGTACTGAAGCTTTTGGCcgataattaaatattttgacAATTGCAATAATTATGGCAACGGTTCATATCTTCCAATCAacaattttggtttttagtccTGTGGTTGAAAATTTTACAGTGTTACTGAGACATGCTTTCAACTCTTGGAGTAGTAAAAATTTAGCCTTTTGGCTTGAGGTTCTAAATCTAAATCTACTTTGACTTGCTCCAATCTTCGGGCTaaatatgaatttttagttCAAAACTCATTTTTTGGATCAAATTTAGATCAGGATTTCCTTTTAAGTTAGTGAATTGACCcaccatatatttatattttttttagttctaTATTTATAAACTCATTGAATCTAATAGCGAAGATCTTATATGATTAAATTCAATGATATAAAAAAGATtaaacggtccaaatttaaatctaataactaaaataattaaaaaaataaaaaacctttcATGTGTTctatattctttcatagtgttcTACTAGTTTCATTGtatcgatttagtgatttttcaatatttatcgaaatttaaatatttttagttaaaataattataaaattaaattagaatagtctacataatttttcttttaaaagttattttaagaaaaaaaaattatctcaaattcattatttaataatcttaggctaatttttttttactcaaataaattttctttaataatctcgaATTAGAATTTTTAGACTCAAATAAGTTTTCGGGccaaattcattctttaaattAGGACAGTCTATATGGATGGAGGCCTTAGCAAATAAGTTTTCGGACTCAACTGGGAAATGACATACATGATGCATATAATGGAATAGGATCCCCTCCGGATCTTTTTTATGATGATCCGGATGATCAATCAATCGTGtgttgttcatcgtatatcgtgcgattagaaatcattttaaattttaaaatttaaattaaatataaatagtatctaacgaaaactgaccgcataaTGAACGATGAACATATACCCGGTAAGCAAGCAAGCTACCAGTTGGAAGTAAACACACGATTCGTTTATCTAAAATTTCGAACATAAAACTGGGAAAAAAACATATTACAGATTCATTTATTCATGATTATCTCAGTAACAGGATCACTGCTTTTTTGGTGGATTGACATAGCTTCCCAACCTCACCACGATCCCATCAAGATCTCTTACGTACCCCACTTTCTCTCTTCCGGCTGGCTCACCGGCACCGCCCCATTCTCCACCGCCCTCTGCTCAAACCcaatttaaacaacaaaaaaggaataaataaaaaataggaaGACTTTGAATGTGGTCGGTAGCTATGAATATTCTTTAACTGAAacattggttttcaatttttgatcgaaggcgttgaaattaatgtgataatttatttatatgtatattacttttttttaattgaaaattaaaatttataattgtttatattaatgagattttaaataaaaacccataatttgtgggattaaaaatattaaaatataaatataatgtgtgtgtatatataaacatgggtacattcttcaaaatttaaaaaaaaaattaggcttaataacattaataAATTTCTTCGTTTAAACTTGACATgtatacattctcaaatcagagaaaaaagaatgtacccatataagtttaaaaatgaattttaaaaaatttaaatagattttatataaaaaaaaatggtacattttacatataacaaatttgtATATTGAAGAAACattacattttaagattaaaattttgaaaaaattacgtggtacatataagattaaaaaattgaaaacatttttttttaagctaatgggtacaaacttattctaatttttactttattttggaaatattttgaattgaaaattagttaggagtttaataaaggtgtgagtattaaaattctaaatcaattattaatttttatttttaaaaaattatgtaactgacaTTTAAATTCATTATTATATTAATGCTAGAGATTTGgattaaaatctaaaaactaatttggttttagtcaatgaacattaTTAACTAGAACCAGATAAAAATATCAATCCGTAACTCCACGCATATTCAGAAATAACTCATTAATAAGTAAATAACAAATAATTGAAACGAGAAAAAAATGAGTGTGCAAATTCATTCCCTAACTATTTTTGCACCTGTTATAGCCGTCCAAACGACGAATATTGTAGCCGAAGGCTTTGGAGTAGAAGGCGGTGGATAGAGCCACGTCCTTCACGTACACCACCGTGTAGGCAAACACTGTGTTCATCTTCAACGCCGACGCcatcttctgttttttttttttttttttttttttggttattgaTTGAATTAACTGGTTCGTTTTGATGCGTTTGATTTCATTAGTTTCAGTTTCAGATTAACCGACTCTTAGATGTACGTGGCGAGTTGTGGAGATTGGATATGCGGCACGTGGAGTCTGTGCATGTTGAACAAAAGGTGCTGTCGCGTGATCGGTGATTCTGTGTGAATGGCGACGAGGGCCAAGATTTGTTTGTTCCTTGACATGCAAGGGCTCTTGACGGTATTACAAgttacaaaaatatatttttgtataacAGAACCTCATGGGGAAAGTGACAACGATGGTGGTGGGCGCTTACAGTCATAATGTTGGTGGGGGACACTacatattaaataaatagaaagttAAGGTACTTTAACTAGTGTAACATATTAAATCTCACTAAATAAACAACTTGCACCAAGTTTAAATAAGCTAAAAAAGGTTGACGATATCATATATTAGTTAGAGCGGATTATGCTCGACTATGTACCTGAGTTTAAGTAAATAAGAAAAGCTACAACAAACACTACAAAAGAAGTGGAGTGGGATACTCAATGGAGAAACATTATCCTCATTAATTACCTACGCTTTTGAATTGAAATATCGAGATCTAGTTGTAGAGAAGTTTTTCAATCTGCGGGAACATGATCAGGCACACTAAGATAcaattggttgaatttttttttcaagttttcaaccaattgtattattacacttaataCGTGCAGAGTCGTGTTCTTATCACACAAAATCTCTTCTAGTTGTACCATCTTTTTATAATACCAAGTCTCAAGGCCTCCTCGCTAGTGAAGCCATAAGGCAGTCCTACCACAACATCTTGAATCATTGACTTTTTGACACTTGATATGCTCGCATGGTAAACTTGTAACTCAAGTCCTTTGAGTGCATTCATCAATCTAGCATAAGGGTAGTCTTGATCCGGACACTGAACTCGAATCATGGCTTGATTTGATCCCACAATCTTCACATCCACTTCCAAAACATTAGTTCCTCTAAccttatcattattattattcaaatttaaattatCATTATTGTTGTTGTGGTTGTTGTTGTTACTATAATTATTACTACAACTTGAACATTGATGATGTTCATCAGCTATGGATCTGGTGCTTTGGCTAGTGAGTAGGGGTTTTTGGGGTGGTTGTGCTTGGATTTTGGCCTCCAGTTCGTCAACCTTACCTTTGAGCTGGTTCATGTACGCCACGGCATCAGCGAGCAAAGAGGACCTGTCCATTTCCGACACGTTGGGAACAATAGAACGAAGGAGACATATTCGATGGTTGAGCTTATCCCTCCTTTGTTTCTCTGCCTCAACATGGTTCAGTAGTTGTGATTCTCTACTTGTAGCTCCATGGTTTGAAGATGATGATCTTCCCCTCTTTTTTGATTGAGGGTTCTCTGTATTCGCAGGGGTGAAATTGCCAAAAGAGTCATAAGATGAGCCTGTTGATGATCCGTCTGTATGGATAATGGGTTCATTTGCACCACCTTctggtaaaaaaataataaaatattggtGTTAAcgaaaaaattagggtttgaatcAAGAATCCTGTGAATGTTAAGGGTTTAAGGTTTCAAGGACATAGACTTACCACAACCAAAGTAAATAACAGTAGTAATAATAATGCTTTTATTTAAAGATGACAATCTAATTTCCTACTGATAAATTTTATCAATGCAGAAAAGATTATTCGGTACAAATAACTAGTTGATCATATCATTGCGAATATTCTTCTTAGATTCTAACCATGTTGCAAGTCCGACTATTCAATTTATCAACAAATCGACACTTTATCAATTATAAAAAATGTCGTTCATATCATTAATAAACATCGATGCTTAAATTACATAGTTGTCGACCAGCTAGCTAGCCTTTGGTACCAAGtaaaaaaccacactttttaatttaatataatttaaaagAATTATTATTAACACTCAAAAATGTCATCATGCATTTACAAAGTTAtaaaatcacaaagaaaaatttaattaaaaaaaagtgcaTAATGACATATTTTTAGAGAGGCGCACCCGAAATCTATGTAAATAATTGGTGGTTATTACCTTGTATGGTGAATTCTTTTTGACCTCCTGAAAGAAATCCAATCTTTTCTAGGGGATCAGGAACTAGTAATTTAAATTTGTTGTTCTTCTGGTCGGATCCAAAGAGTGATTTTGATATGTGCACGAGACCCCAATCTTGCATGATTACATCCAAAGAAGCCAGTTCAAGTACGCCACATGAAGTGGTAATACAAACCAAAGTTTGAATCCCATGCATTCTTGCTTCCTTCACTCTCTCACACTCGTACAACTGAAGCTCATGGCCACCTGCAAGCCAAACAAAACCACCAGAACAAAATGCACGTCCCAGAATATTTTTACTCGCTTGGCCTGCAGCAAAAGATTGGGTTAACGAAACGCCGTAAAAGTAAAACCGGTCGGAGTCATCAGTAGCATCGCCAGTGCCGTCATGATTGTCGGCCAGCAGCCGCATGTCCAAGTCCACCACGTCTTCATCTCTGTTGCTAATTACCGCCGTCTTCTTTTTCTCCATATTGCTGAACCCTAATTTGGGTTGGTAGTTATTGGTGATCACTCTGTTGCTTCTGTTGGATGGCACGCGAACCCTAGGGTTGTTTAAATGGCCACCAGCCCATGATAACGCAACTTGGTCACTGATGCTGTCTTTGGAGGCTTGCCAGAAAATTGCATAGAGCCAGCATTCAGGCCTGTTCTGAACTATGAACTGCACACGACGTTGAAATGTGGGTAAGGAAGTGGGTGAACAACAAAAGGATGTAAGTTCTTCCATTTTTTGAATAGTTTTTGGACCAACTGAATCTTTTATGTAGGCAAAAGCAAGTCAGGTGCGGAAGCAGAAATTGAGTACGGGAGGTGCGCGCCTCTCATCGGTCGGGGTTGGGACCTGTGAATTGTGTGATTAGTTCCTTAGTTTTTATTGGTATTTACAAAGGGCCAGCTCCTATCATGTGAATTGTGTGATTTGCTTTTATCATGTGAATTGTATGGTTAGGTTTTATTGGAGTTTATAAAGGTTCACCTTCTATCACGTGGTTGAACTAGAGATTATATTTTTGAGAAAGGATGGACCCACAAacatctatttttatttttatttttcacacctCTCTTTTACTTTTCAATCATCAATTCGAATGAATTGAGGAatatcaatagaaaaaaattaacaaaaatgtgtATAAAGTAGAAAGGAGTCTGTGAAATTCACTTGGGTAATTAATGTTAGAGatactaaattttataaattaaatgacataaaagttgattattggattattacttaagtgttgattaacgtatttatttcttattgtgacacatcatttagtttacagaGCATCTCTAATTGaaatgtcaaaattttatttgaaggcTGAAGTcaaaattattgttttattatatattggtCCCACTATaagaataaatttttagttgtgacggtaACACGGATGGTATATCACGTGTTTTCATGCAAatagtgaaattttttaatttttaagttattaaccttttaacatacataacccaccatttatataaggaCACATGGTATACTAATTCGTGTGATggttacattgaaaaatctctttgCTACAACCGCtgttaagaaaataataataataatttaaaatagaTAAAAGTTGTAACCTATTTGTGAATGATCGGACACCCacattaaataataaaactGACTCCATCTTTGTTTGTTGTTAAAAAAGACTGCTATAAAACAATGAGCCAAATGACCTAGTTGCCATGTCAATTATGGCATCTTCATTAGAGAAAAGCTGATGTATTTTAGTCTTAGTTAGCAATGACGTAGCCAGAAATTATTCTGTGAGTGGATTAAGCTAAAATTATTTCTACGaactcaaatttttaatcttttgttgCCTATATAATGTTATATAATAGTAAACTTGAAAGTAATAATTTGAAGCAAGAAATTTATACTATGTTTTCTAGGCTTCTAGCCTTCAAAATTTTTAAGTGAATAAAATAAGAAACCATTTGTGTCATGgaagttttaatttattactatttaaattataatattGGTTAAAGTGAtgagtttatttaaaatttgttagCTCTTATTTTCCTTAAAAGCACCTtaagattcaaaattttcatttgctAAGTGGAATATGATAATTAAAAATCGTAAAATAgccaaaaattaatatttttaagcaCAATGAATGAAAACTCTCGCTATGCTATAGGAAAACCTTGTACTTGGCACCGCCAGTGTTGGTGGATTTGACATCTCGACGGAGAGAGCCATTGTTGGTGGTAGATTAGAATAGTTTCCACTGCGATAGTGGTATTTCATGCACTTTGAGAAAATAGTGGTAGATTAGAGTAGTTTCCGGAAACAAAAACCATTAGAAAGGTGGTAGTGATCAAGAGGTCCTCCAATATAATAATCATCTACATAGATTGTATGCATTGTAGGACATGCTTTTAAAGTTCTAACATTCTATTCAGGATTCTTCTTTTCTacaaacattgaaattttttttttaaatcttctCCAAAAACCACTTATTTGAGCCAAAATACGttaatttttttaccataaCTCATAAACAATCAGAAGTGTTTTTGCTATTATAAGCTGCttttatcattttaaaagcaatgTCAAAACTTCTAAAAGCACTTGTATGAACCCAAAATGCGACTATAGAAGTGCCGTAGCCTAGGCCTTGTTTCAGTAGACcggattggataagataagcctGATTAAATTGGACATGATTCATGTCTGTTTTTTGGTGGGTTTAAATCCAAAATTAGTGGGATTTAAATCCAACCTTTAGACATATACAGGTGCCAAGCCGATGTAAATCAGTCCAATCCAATACCAAATCTCGGTCTAAGGTGACTTGCTCTGACTTCGAAAAATATTTGTAAAGTGCTTATGATTCGTAAAAGTACTTTCTAATGCTTTATAGAGGTTACGCTTGAACTGTTagtaaaaatgtgaaaaaaaaactacaacatAAAATTGTAAAACATGTGACATCGTAAAATTTCGGTACCTATTTATACCAGCTTCCCACAGATTTTTGTTGTTGTCCAAAGTGATCGTATTGAAAAGCCGAACAGGGCCAGCAAGCACAAGAAAGGGTACAACATGcccaaatgaaaagaaaaggagagagagaagtcgATACACTCTAGACAACTTGCAAAACGTCCATTTACGCAACACGCCCAGATGAATTAATAAGCAACCAAAAATTTTTGGTACTCCAAACGTTTTAACTGTTAGatctttatttttgtatttttcaaacaaaaatttaacGGCTAAAACATTTGAATCCGAAGTACAGACAATCCTAAGCACCCCCTTCCATCTTCTCTTTCACCAACAAGAACAGACGCATATACCTCCACCACCCATCTCCCTCCCCTTTCTTCCCAAGGCCATGGAAACTCTGATGCCTCCACGCATCCTCGTTGAAATTTGAACTCCATAAACGCCCAAGTTTTTGTCGGCTAATTCACAAACCGACACTTGTACATTTATGTCAAGAACAAGCATACTGCAAGTTTTAAGAACACCGTTCAAGACAATACTATTAATATATAAGTAAGTTTTGAATAAATCAATATTTACATGTCTAGTGTTTGAGAAGGTAAATGAGCAACACATTACAGTGATCAAAAGATTAAATGCTCATTATTCGAAATATTTAGATAGACTATGACCATGTTACATAATCTAGATTTTCCTACTTCACTGTTTCTagctcatcttcatcttcattatGTTGAGGTTTACGGTTTTAGCTAGTTCctacaaattttgaaaaaaagagAGTTGTTAGTGCGGACATATAAGTAAAATTGAGATAGAGTTCATTTGTGATCCTAAAGGTGCAAATGAAATTTTTGTTTCCCTCTATTTTCATCTGTTCTATTAGATGCAATAAGACTAAAATGAGTGCATTCAAACCAACCCATTTTTCGAACTTCCATCATATATCAAATATATCTCAACGATACTAATTAGACAGAGTCGGGAATGTAGAAATTAAAATAGCAAAGAAGGTATATAATCATTACGACGATGATGTAATAATCTGCTGTGATTAATTTGACAAAGAGACTGTTTTTCACTGCTCTATCAGATACAATGTGTGATAAAATGAGTGCATTTAAATTAGAAAGAGTTGGGTTAGACATCATTGGACAAAGAAAAGGTCTTTACATAAACAAAAATGAAGAACTGCTTTATAATTGgacaaagaaagagaaagataagaagaaacaaagaaaatgtcTGAAAATTTTGGCAAAGACATTTTCAGCAAGTGAAAGAAAAACAGAGGCATTTCTAAACAGAAAGTTAATATCAATATgaagtgaaaagaaaataatgcatGAGCAAGGGGAAAAAAATCATAGACCTGAGCAGCGATATAGAATTCATACAAATGcaatattttcctttcaaatgaAAACCTGtaggaaaataaaaaaccaaatgaaagggCATGGCAGAAAAAATTGAGGGGGAAAATAGATtaaaaaaagtaattaaaaaaacaaagagggcGAATGATGTTGTCCAATGTACTTAATTTCTCTTAAGTATAAAGACAACTGTATATACTTCTTGACCAAATGAGATAACATCAAATTCGAATGAACTAATAGAGGCAGTAATCATAACTTGGGCATTCATAGTTATCATTCTAAATTTGATGACATACTGTAAAGTAACAGTTTATTTCCATTGGATAATTTGATTTTCCAAattcaaaaaaatgaaaaaataaataaaaatactaaacATTATTAAACATCATCACAACATCCCGTCAGTCAAGAATCAAATCCAAAAGTAGAATTGGGTAAACAAATGAGAGATTAGAAAAATACCTAAAAAATGATGACCTCGATAGCTAAAGACTCCACAAATAGaacccaaaagaaaatagtCAGCCTAACTAAGAGGAAAATTAtcgaacaaaacaaacaaaaaaagagaaTCCAAAAGaaattgcagaaaaaaaattcttagcATAAAGAAACCCACTCGGTCATTTAGTAGAACAATATGAAGCATTgattcaaaggaaaactaatgaaaagggtttgaaaactttgagttttaatg encodes the following:
- the LOC126614754 gene encoding transcription factor MYC2-like isoform X1; the encoded protein is MEELTSFCCSPTSLPTFQRRVQFIVQNRPECWLYAIFWQASKDSISDQVALSWAGGHLNNPRVRVPSNRSNRVITNNYQPKLGFSNMEKKKTAVISNRDEDVVDLDMRLLADNHDGTGDATDDSDRFYFYGVSLTQSFAAGQASKNILGRAFCSGGFVWLAGGHELQLYECERVKEARMHGIQTLVCITTSCGVLELASLDVIMQDWGLVHISKSLFGSDQKNNKFKLLVPDPLEKIGFLSGGQKEFTIQEGGANEPIIHTDGSSTGSSYDSFGNFTPANTENPQSKKRGRSSSSNHGATSRESQLLNHVEAEKQRRDKLNHRICLLRSIVPNVSEMDRSSLLADAVAYMNQLKGKVDELEAKIQAQPPQKPLLTSQSTRSIADEHHQCSSCSNNYSNNNNHNNNNDNLNLNNNNDKVRGTNVLEVDVKIVGSNQAMIRVQCPDQDYPYARLMNALKGLELQVYHASISSVKKSMIQDVVVGLPYGFTSEEALRLGIIKRWYN
- the LOC126614754 gene encoding transcription factor MYC2-like isoform X2, encoding MEELTSFCCSPTSLPTFQRRVQFIVQNRPECWLYAIFWQASKDSISDQVALSWAGGHLNNPRVRVPSNRSNRVITNNYQPKLGFSNMEKKKTAVISNRDEDVVDLDMRLLADNHDGTGDATDDSDRFYFYGVSLTQSFAAGQASKNILGRAFCSGGFVWLAGGHELQLYECERVKEARMHGIQTLVCITTSCGVLELASLDVIMQDWGLVHISKSLFGSDQKNNKFKLLVPDPLEKIGFLSGGQKEFTIQGGANEPIIHTDGSSTGSSYDSFGNFTPANTENPQSKKRGRSSSSNHGATSRESQLLNHVEAEKQRRDKLNHRICLLRSIVPNVSEMDRSSLLADAVAYMNQLKGKVDELEAKIQAQPPQKPLLTSQSTRSIADEHHQCSSCSNNYSNNNNHNNNNDNLNLNNNNDKVRGTNVLEVDVKIVGSNQAMIRVQCPDQDYPYARLMNALKGLELQVYHASISSVKKSMIQDVVVGLPYGFTSEEALRLGIIKRWYN